One Oscillospiraceae bacterium genomic region harbors:
- a CDS encoding DNA topoisomerase 3, with protein sequence MSKLIIAEKPSVAKSIASALGASSRADGFYEGNGLLVSWCVGHLVSPMDAGGYDERFKKWRYDDLPILPEPFRYVLAPGKEDAFENLCALMDRPDVDTIVNACDAGREGELIFRLVYEMTGCRKPVLRLWISSMEDSAIREGFSDLRPGTDYEALYQSALCRQKADWMVGINATRLFSVLYHRTLNVGRVQTPTLAMLAERDAKITLFHKEKYHLLRLVLDGAEAVSEKFTDPAEAEQAAAMCKGAAVTCTSVTKEQKKEQPPKLYDLTTLQREANRLFGYTAKQTLDYAQSLYEKKLLTYPRTDSRYLTSDMAETASCVIHLAAKLPPFGGCTNFFPLVEAMISDKDVSDHHAIIPTMEIEKTDIKALPLGERNLFLLVCCKLLCASAEPYVYEAVTATFDCGGQSFTAKGKRILSEGWREIDRIFRTSLKEKTADGDGGTLPDFTKGQTFGGAEVAVTEHFTQPPKPYSEDTLLSAMENAGKEDIPDEAERKGLGTPATRAAIIEKLVAAGFVERKGKSLIPTKAGINLVTVLPEPLTSPMLTAEWEQKLTDIAKGSTAPDTFMDGIRTMVQEIVSTYSCISEDGKKLFAPEKEVIGTCPRCGQPVYEGKKNFACSDRSCGFVLWKNDRFWTSRKKELTKKMATDLLKKGRTNVKGMWSEKKQATYDAAVILDDTGGKYINFKLEFPKRKEGVNGRK encoded by the coding sequence ATGAGTAAACTGATTATCGCAGAAAAACCGAGTGTGGCAAAATCTATCGCATCGGCCCTGGGTGCTTCATCCAGGGCCGATGGCTTTTATGAGGGCAACGGTCTTCTCGTATCCTGGTGTGTGGGGCACTTGGTATCCCCGATGGATGCGGGCGGCTATGACGAGCGTTTCAAGAAATGGCGCTATGATGATCTCCCCATTCTGCCGGAGCCGTTCCGTTATGTGCTGGCGCCTGGCAAGGAGGACGCTTTTGAAAATCTCTGCGCCCTGATGGACCGCCCCGATGTGGATACCATCGTCAATGCCTGTGACGCCGGGCGTGAAGGTGAGCTGATCTTCCGTCTGGTGTATGAAATGACCGGCTGCCGCAAGCCGGTCCTCCGTCTCTGGATTTCCTCGATGGAGGACAGCGCTATCCGGGAGGGCTTTTCTGATCTGCGCCCCGGCACCGATTATGAAGCCCTGTATCAATCTGCCCTCTGCCGCCAGAAAGCGGATTGGATGGTGGGGATCAACGCCACGCGCCTTTTCTCCGTTCTCTATCACCGCACCTTGAATGTGGGCCGTGTTCAGACCCCCACACTGGCAATGCTGGCGGAGCGTGACGCGAAGATCACGCTGTTTCACAAGGAAAAATATCATCTGCTGCGCTTGGTGCTGGACGGAGCCGAAGCAGTGTCGGAGAAATTCACCGATCCGGCAGAGGCGGAACAGGCAGCGGCCATGTGCAAGGGTGCGGCCGTCACCTGTACCTCTGTCACGAAGGAACAGAAGAAAGAACAGCCGCCGAAGCTCTATGATCTCACCACCTTGCAGAGGGAGGCAAACCGCCTGTTCGGATACACGGCAAAGCAGACCCTTGACTACGCCCAGAGCCTCTACGAAAAGAAGCTGCTGACCTATCCCCGCACGGACAGCCGGTATCTGACCTCCGACATGGCGGAAACGGCCTCCTGTGTGATCCACCTGGCGGCAAAGCTGCCGCCCTTTGGTGGCTGCACAAACTTCTTCCCGCTGGTGGAGGCCATGATCTCCGACAAAGATGTATCCGACCACCACGCTATCATCCCCACGATGGAGATTGAAAAAACGGATATCAAGGCTCTGCCTCTGGGAGAACGCAATTTGTTCCTGTTGGTCTGCTGCAAGCTGCTGTGTGCATCGGCGGAGCCGTATGTGTATGAGGCGGTCACGGCCACCTTTGACTGCGGTGGCCAGTCCTTCACCGCAAAGGGCAAGCGCATCCTCTCCGAAGGTTGGCGGGAGATTGACCGCATTTTCCGTACCTCCCTGAAGGAAAAAACTGCGGACGGAGACGGCGGCACGCTCCCGGACTTCACCAAAGGGCAGACTTTTGGCGGTGCGGAGGTTGCTGTTACCGAGCATTTTACCCAGCCGCCGAAGCCCTACTCCGAAGATACCCTCCTGTCCGCTATGGAGAACGCAGGCAAGGAGGATATACCGGACGAAGCCGAGCGAAAAGGTCTTGGCACGCCTGCGACCAGGGCGGCTATCATCGAAAAGCTGGTGGCAGCCGGATTTGTGGAGCGCAAGGGCAAGAGCCTGATCCCCACCAAAGCCGGCATCAACCTTGTCACGGTCCTGCCGGAGCCGCTGACCTCTCCCATGCTGACAGCGGAATGGGAACAGAAATTGACGGATATCGCAAAAGGTAGCACTGCCCCGGATACTTTCATGGACGGTATTCGCACGATGGTCCAGGAGATTGTGTCCACCTATTCCTGCATTTCCGAGGACGGCAAAAAGCTGTTTGCCCCGGAGAAGGAAGTGATCGGTACCTGCCCTCGCTGCGGCCAGCCGGTCTATGAGGGGAAGAAAAACTTTGCCTGTTCGGATCGGTCCTGTGGTTTTGTTCTCTGGAAAAATGACCGCTTCTGGACGAGCCGCAAGAAGGAACTGACAAAGAAGATGGCAACGGACCTTCTGAAAAAGGGGCGTACCAATGTCAAGGGAATGTGGTCTGAAAAGAAACAGGCCACTTATGACGCTGCGGTGATCCTGGATGACACGGGCGGCAAGTACATCAATTTCAAGCTGGAATTTCCGAAAAGAAAGGAAGGTGTCAATGGCAGAAAATAA